CTCACGATAGCGCGCTGCCAGCGCCGGCACCGCATAGAAAGCGAGGGCGCAGCGTCCCAACGCGTGACTATAGCCTTTCACCCCCAACTCGGAAGGCAATGACCGATCGGCGATCACCAGGTCGAGCTTGTGAATGGCCAGCTCAGCGAAAAGCCGCTCCAGCTTGTCTTCATGACAGATGAGGCGCACAGGTTCGGCGAGCGTCATTGCCGGCGCGAGCAGCCGGTAGGCGATGGATTTGGGAATCACGTCCGCCACGCCAACGCGAAACGGCAGTTCGCCGCTTCCGGAGCGGTTGCGCAGCAACTCCTCCAGCTCGTTGCCAATTTGAAAGATCTCGTCGGCGTGGGACAGGGCCAGCTGCCCCGCCGCCGTGAGCTCGAGGCGCCTGCCGGCGCGCCGGAACAGGTCGGTTCCCAGGGCGCGTTCGAGCTCGCCGATCTGGCCGCTGAGGGTCTGGGGGGTGAGGTGCAGCCGCTCGGCGGCGCGCACGATGCTGCCGGCCTTGGCCACGTTCCAGAAATAGTAAAGCTGTTTGTAGTTCAGCATAAGAGCTCACAATCAGTTTTTAACGAATAAAAGACAAAAAATATTCGAATTTTATTGGTGAATTGGCAAGCCTAAAATCGACCTGCGTTGGCAATAGCGGCTCCGGAAGAGGAAACATGCAGATCGATATTCAGGCGCGCGATTTCACGCTGACTGAGGGCCTGCGTGCACATGTGGAACGGCGGTTGCGCTTCGCCTTGACCCGGTATCGAGACTGCGTGCGCCGCATCACCGTGCGCCTGGCGGACGTGAATGGCCCCCGGCGTGGCGCGGACAAGCGTTGCCTGTTGCAGCTTCGGCTGAATGGACTGCCCGACATCATCGTCGAGGATATCGAGGCAGACCTTTACGTCGCGGTGGATCGGGCCGTGAGTCGCGCTCGACGGACGGTGGAACGCTACCAGCAGCGCAGGCGCAACCCTTTGAATCATCCTTTTCAGCAGGGCAGTGATGACTGGGTTTGACCAGTGCCGGCTGGTGGCGCGAGCCGCATCGAGCCTTGCCCAAGTCCTGGCGCGTACCTGGCTGAACCTGGGCACGGTGGGAAACCGCATGCGGTCGAGGATGAACATGTCGGCAATGCGAGAGGAGATAAGCGGTGAAATGTCCTGTGTGCAAAGACGCGAATCTGGCGATGACCTATCGGCAAGGCATCGAGATCGACTACTGTCCCCAGTGCCGGGGCGTGTGGCTTGACCGTGGCGAGCTGGACAAGCTCATCGAGCGCGCCGTGCGCGAAGAGCGCGACATGCCGCTATCCGCCCGGTCCGAGCCTCATCCGGCTTCGGACCGCAGTCCAAATGAGCGCGAACGCGAGCGCTACTACGACGAAGAACGCCACCGCCGGCGGCGCAAATCCTGGCTGGGAGAGATTCTTGACTTCGACTGACCGTTCTGCCCGCCGCACCGTCTCCTACGCCGGCCGGCGCATCGCCCTGCTCACCCAGCACGGCAAGGAGCGGGTGATTGCGCCAGTGCTCGAATCGGTGCTCGGTTGTCGGGTCGAACGCGTGGCGGGCTACGACACCGACCAGCTCGGCACGTTCACGCGCGAGATTCCGCGCGCCGGCACCCAGCTTGAAGCGGCGCGCAAGAAGGCGCGCATCGGCATGGAGTTGTCCGGGCTGCCCCTCGGGCTCGCCAGCGAGGGCTCGTTCGGGCCGGATCCTTTCGCGGGGATGCTTCCGTGGAATGTGGAGATGGTGGTTTTCATTGACGACGAGCGCGGCCTGGAGATCGTCGGCAGCGCGCAGGGCCATGCCAACTTCGCCCACCGGCTCGCGGCGAGCTGGGAGGAGGCGCAGGATTTCGCCCGCTCGGCAGAATTTCCAGAGCACCATCTGGTGGTGCGCCCGCAGGGGGAGGACGATCCGCGTATCCGCAAGGGCATCGCTTCCTGGGCAGCGCTCGAGGCAGCCTTTTTCTGGGCCCGGGAGCAATCGGCAAACGGCTTGGTTTTTCTCGAAACCGACGTGCGCGCCCATGCCAATCCCACGCGCATGGCCAACATCCGCCTGGCGGCCGAGGAGCTGGCGAAAAAACTTTGCTCCTTGTGCCCGGCCTGCGGCACGCCGGGTTTCTGGGTCCTGGAGCGCGTGCTCGGGTTGCCGTGCGCGGACTGCGGCGCGCCAACGCGGGAGCCGCGGGGGGAAGTGTTGGGTTGCGTGAAATGCGTGCACCGGGAAGTGCGCCATTACAGCGACCGGGTCACCGCCGATCCGGGCTGCTGCGAGCACTGCAACCCGTGAGGAAAGCAAGCGATGACATTGCACCTGCCGTGCTCGGTTCCGTGCAATCTTTGTGGCGGGACCGATATTGCGGTTCTCTCGAATCGAAGCCGTAGCGGGAAATCACTGCGGACCGTGATTTGTAAGGCGTGCGGTCTTGTGTGGTCTGATCCCCGACCGTATGCTCCAAAGCCGTTTTATGAAGAAGCGTATCGCGTCGCGTATAAAGGGACATGTCATCCCAAGCCTAAACATGTCCTGCGCGCGGGGAAGGTGGCCTTGTCCCGATTCGAAAAGATCGGCTGTTTCCTTTCCGAGCCTAAAAAAATCCTGGATGTGGGCAGCGGAGGCGGGGAATTCCTCTACTTGCTGAAATTGCTCGGGCATGACGTGTACGGCATCGAACCGAATAGAGGCTATGCGGCCTACGCCATCCAGGAGTACGACCTGACCATTGAAGTCGGGCTTGTACAAGAGGTGCCGCTTCCAGTCGACGCCTTTGACGTGATTACAATGTGGCACGTCTTGGAACACACGGAAGATCCGTCTGCCGTTCTGGCCCGTCTTCGCCCCGCGCTGAGGACGGGCGGCATTCTGGTTGTCGAGGTGCCCAACATTGAAGCGACCTGTCAGTCCCCGAAGAGCACGTTTCACGAGGCGCATCTGTATCACTTCAATGCCGCGACGCTGGGTGCGCTGGCTGCAAGGGTCGGCTTGCGGGAAACAAGTCATACCCTCTCCAACGATGGCGGAAATATCACCATGTTTTTCGAGCAGGGGGTTCCCCAGGCGAACGATCCCGCCGGGATCAGGATACCGGGCAACTACGAGCGCGTTTCGAGCATCGTTTGGAACCATACGGCGTTGCGTCATTACCTGACGCCGCGGCCCTATGCGAGAGCGTGGAAACGCATGTTGCGTTCGCTATCCGAAAAATGCGAGACATCCGGTTTCGCTGGCGCGAAAGCCATGCTCGATTCGCTATACTCGCGTGCTCTCCGACAGCAACGTTCCGGGATAGCCCAGTGAATACTGGCCGGCTCGCGTTGAAGACGGCGCTCAGTGGCATCGCCAGGCGCTGGTTGCCAGCGCCGGCGTTAGGGCGCCTCGTGCGCGATGGCGGGGCGCGCCGCCCCGCCCCGCGTTTGATGTTGTTGACCTCCACCCTGGGTTCGGGTCATCTGAGGGCCGCTCAAGCGGTGGAAGCGGCGTTTCTGGAGCTCAGCCCTGGCTCCGAGGTGCTAACGCTCGACTTCTGGTCGCTGATGGACGAAGGCGTCGCCCAGGCCGTGCGGCAGGCCTACTTGAGGCTGGTGCATGAGCGTCCGGAGCTCTACGACCGCATCTTCCAGCTCGAGGAGCGTACTTGGCGGCGGATCCTGGAGAGCGACGAGTCGTTGCCGCCGTCCCTTGCCGAGGGCATAGAATTTCTCACTGCCGCAGGCATCGGTAAGACGCTGCCAAGTCCCGATGGCGGCCGTTATGCGCCAGTTGATCGGATTTTGTTTCGCTTGTTTTGCGCGGCGTTTAGGGAGCCGGCGCGCATGGGCGGCGTGAGCCGTGTCCGGGCACGGAACGCCCTCATCGCATGGGGTTGGACTCATCTCGCGTGGCGGCTGTACGCGCGTTTGCTGGCTTTCAGGCCCGATGTGGTGGTGGCGACCCAAATGATCCCCGCCGCTCTGCTCTCGTTTGTCAAGATACGCCGCGGGCTCGCCCTTCCCGCGGTGGGCGTGTTGACCGATTTCGGCATGCATGACTTCTGGCTTCAGCCCGGCATCGATTGCCATTGCGTCGCTCATGAGTCGATCGCCGGCGCCGGCAACGCCAGCGGCGAGGTCGCACGGGTGTCGGCGACCGGCATTCCGCTGATGCCGGGATTTCGCAACCCACCAGACGTGCGCGAGGCGCGCTCGCGCCTGCGCCTCGATCCTGACGCCCCGGTCGCGCTCGTGCTGGGCGGTGGCCTCGGCCTGGGGGTGGACGCCATCGCCGAACGTGTGCTCGCTTGCCCAGGTCGGCTGCAGGTACTCGTGCTGGCTGGCCATAACGTAGCGGCGCGCAACATGCTCGCCCCGCTGATCGGCCGGTGTCCGGGAAGGCTCTACGTGTGGGACTGGACCGAGCAGATGGAGGTCTTCTTCCGTGCCGCGGATGTCGTGGTCGGCAAACCCGGCGGGCTGACGGTTGCGGAGGCGCTGGCCTGCGGCCGGCCGCTGCTCGCGACGCGCTCCTTGCGCGGGCAGGAAGGCTTCAACGTACGCTTTCTGGAGCGGCACGGCGTCGGCGCGCTGGTCCCGGAAGAGGCGCTGGCCCAGAGGCTAAGAGCGCTGCTCGCGAACCGCGCCGAGCTCGCGCGGATCCAGCAGCGGGCGTGGGCGCTCGGCAAGCGCGACGGCGCCGCGCGGGTCGCAGAGTTGGCCCTGGAATTGGCGCGCTCGCCCAGCTACGATCAGGCCATGCAGCGACGCTGATGGAGTGGCTGCGACACATCGTCCAGCATGGCTTGCGGGGGGTGAACGGTTGCTATCGCCTGCTGCATCGGCTGCGGCCCGCCGGAGAGGTGCTGTACGTGGGACGTATCCGCTATCGCGGCGCGGCCATGGAGTTTGCGGACGGTACGCGGTTGACCCCTGGGGATTTCATCGGCACGCTGCATTTCAATAACGCGCGCTTCGCGCAGCTTGACGGCGAGAGCAACAGAAGAGCGGCATTGCAGTTTGCGCGCTTGATGCTGGAATCCCTGCAAATTCTGGCGCACAAGGCGCGCCACGACCCGGCGTTCTCGGACTTGGCCGTGTTCCATGCGCTGAGCTGGCTGCCGCCCCACGGCCAGCGCATCGGTTTCATCACCCAACCGTACCCGCACGGGGCATCGAGGCGCCTGCGCGCCGCGTACTTTCGCCTTCTGGTTTGGGCGTTTGCGCCCGCGGCGCAAACGCGCGCCTCGGCCAGAGCGGAGCCGACGCTTTACTGGATTACGCGCAAAGAACTGTTGCGGCAATTCGCTGACGCAGAACCGATGAGGAGCACGGAATGACACCCGAATCGCCGGCGCTCGTACAGTTGCCCAAGGGAAATCGCGTGTACCTCACTTTCGACGACGGCCCGGACGCGCGGTGGACGCCGCGCATTCTCGACATCCTGGCGAAAGCGCAGGCGCGCGCCACTTTTTTTGTCGTCGGGCGCCAGGCGCGCGGGCAAGCCGCACTCGTGCGGCGAATCGCGGCGCAGGGCCATGAGATCGGTAATCACACCTGGAGTCACCGCCATCCATGGACGATGCTGTCCTCGGATGCGCGCAGAGAAGTCCGCGACGGCGCCGCCGCGATCGCCGACATTCTCGGGTATGGACCGAGATTTTTCCGTCCACCCCACGGTTGCCTGCGCCGGTGCATGATCGAGGAGGCGCGGGCGCTGGGCCAGGCGGTGGTGTTATGGAGCCTGAGCGCCGTGGACTGGGGTGTGCTGGGAACCGCCGCGGGTGTCGCCGCGCGCCTGGACGCCGTGCAGGACGGCGACATCGTGTTGATGCACGACGGAAGAGGCTTGATCAACCGTCCATGGCAGACCGCGAGCGTGCTACCCGTCTTTCTCGATGGCCTGCGCCAGCGCGGATTGCGGGCGGAGCGCTTGGACTGACGGGGACGCGGGCCATGCGGGCAGGACGCCTCGTTTTGGCCATGGCGCTGTTCGTCCTGGCCGGATGCGCGCCGGCACGTCATTTCGAAGCGGCGCTGGTGCTGGCGGACGTGGTGGCGGGCGACGGGCCCTCCCGGCTCAAGGCCCGCACCGCACCGCCGACGCGCACGGCGATTCGTTACAGCGTTTCGGGTCGCGATCATGCAGGCGACCTCTATGCCCCAGGCGAAGGCCGCCCTCTGGCCGGAGTCGTCCTGGTGCCGGGCGCGGTGCCCCAGGGCAAGGATGATCCGCGCCTGGTCGCTTTCGCCACCACCCTGGCGCGCGCCCGCTTCGCGGTGCTGGTACCGGAAATGGCTGGTTTCCGTCGGCTCCAGGTCCGCCCTTCGGATGTCCGCGTGGTGGCCGATGCTTTCTCTTACCTCGCCGGGCGCATGGACCTCGCTCCGGCAGGCCGCGCGGGCATTGTGGCCTTTAGCTATTCGGTTGGTCCCGCGCTGCTCGCCGCGCTGGAAGAGGATGTGCGGGAGCGGGTGCGCTTCCTCGTGGGCGTGGGCGGCTACCACGACCTGCGCCGCGTGATCCGCTACTTCACCACGGGCTATTTCATGGCGGGAGAGCAGTGGTCGTATCTGGCCCCCAGCGAGTACGGCAAGCTGGTCCTGGTGAGCGCTGCACGGTCCCATGTGGAAGCGGGCGACGCGCGGATCTTCGACGCCATGATCGAGCGCCGCCTGAAAGACCGCACCGCCGACCTTTCCGATCTGGCCGAACGGCTCGGCCCGCCGGGACGGGCGGTCTACGCACTGGCCGTCAATGCCGATCCCGATCGCTTCCCCGCCTTATACGCGGCGCTGCCGCAGGCCCTGCGTGCGGATATCGAGGCCCTGTCCTTGCACGGCAAGGATCTGGGCAAGCTCAGGGCGCGGCTGATCCTGGTGCATGGCCGCAGCGACAACCTGATCCCCTACCCGGAAAGCGAGGCCTTGGCGGCGGCAGCGCCCCCTTCCCAGGCGCGCCTTTACCTCATCCACGCCTTCCTGGGCCACGTGGATCTGAGCCTTTCGCCCATCGTGACTTGGCAGTTCCTGACCCGTGGGCTGCCGGACATCGTGCGCCTGTGGCGCGCCGTGGACGCCCTGCTGGCCGAGCGGGCAGGGGCTCAGTGAGCGGTTGTCCATGGTCTTGCGCTGGCCCGTTGACGGTCGGCTGGCGCGTTGTCCGCCTCCGCTCACCCCCCGAAAACTTTGCGGGCCCGCGCCTGCGCTGCTCCGCTCCTCGTACAAGCCTTTTCCACCGCCGGGTCCGAGCGGCTGGATCCGTGTTCTCAGCGAAGCAAACCGTCATTCAAGAGGCTTTTCTCTCTGTAACAGATTGAGTTCCCTTTGGTATAATTTAAACTTTCGCGCCCGTAGCTCAGTTGGATAGAGTACCTGGCTACGAACCAGGGGGTCGTGGGTTCAAATCCTGCCGGGCGCGCCAGTTAAATCAAGAACTTAGAACAGAATCTGAGTTCTGCCTTTAAGCCGCTTCGGGAATTCTTCGGGGCTTTGCCTGAAGAAGTTCCGCAAGCGGCACCTCTCTTTTGTCCGCCGTCTCCTCGGCGATCCGGTCCAGACGCTCCCTCAGCACGGCGATTCGAGCCATCGAGTAGTGGGTCGTGATGCTCTTGCTGCTGTGCCACAGGATCGCCGCCCGGTCTTCCTCGGAGACGCCCGCCGCACGAAGCCGCTCCCCGACCGTGTGACGCAGGTCGTGGACATGGAGGTCGCCCAAGTAGGGGTCCTGCTGGGCGGCCTCCGTGCGGGCGTTCTGCCAGGCCGTGTTGTTCATGGTCTCCACGGCATGGCCGCGGTAGGGAAAGACCACGTCCTTGTGCTGGCCCCGCTGCGCCTCGATGACCGATTGCGCGACGCGGTTGAGCACACAAGGGGCGCAGGTCGATGCGGCATTGTTCCGCTCGGTAGTGCCCGGCTATCCAGCCAGGCAGCATGCCCGAGTAGATTTGCCACACCGAGGGGGTGAGCAGCACTACATCCATCCCTTGCGGGCGAGCCCTGGCCAGATGACGCAACACTGAAAGCTGCGCATGACCGCCACCGGACAGTAGGAGGCGTTTTATGGCCTCGGTTCGCTACCACCTTGGGCGGGATGGCAGCGTCCATGAGCGAGGGTCATGCGCTTGCATCCAATGAAGCACATCATGCGGGCGCTCCCGTTCGGATTTTTTAGTCGATGCGACAGGTCCGTTTCTTACAGATCGTTGTTGATGAGCTGTAAGAACATTACAACGGCCCGCGACCAAGCTCGACACTTCCTGTTGAACCCACCGGACGCAAGCA
This genomic window from Pelomicrobium methylotrophicum contains:
- the nhaR gene encoding transcriptional activator NhaR, encoding MLNYKQLYYFWNVAKAGSIVRAAERLHLTPQTLSGQIGELERALGTDLFRRAGRRLELTAAGQLALSHADEIFQIGNELEELLRNRSGSGELPFRVGVADVIPKSIAYRLLAPAMTLAEPVRLICHEDKLERLFAELAIHKLDLVIADRSLPSELGVKGYSHALGRCALAFYAVPALAARYREDFPRSLNAAPLLIPGGSAAVRGPLGRWFSERGIQPRIVGEFDDTALMKAFGQAGAGVFPAPEVIAGEVQHQYGVEVVGRAEEVAVRYYAISVERRLTHPAVVAVSQAAKQELFAQSPSS
- the hpf gene encoding ribosome hibernation-promoting factor, HPF/YfiA family, coding for MQIDIQARDFTLTEGLRAHVERRLRFALTRYRDCVRRITVRLADVNGPRRGADKRCLLQLRLNGLPDIIVEDIEADLYVAVDRAVSRARRTVERYQQRRRNPLNHPFQQGSDDWV
- a CDS encoding zf-TFIIB domain-containing protein; amino-acid sequence: MKCPVCKDANLAMTYRQGIEIDYCPQCRGVWLDRGELDKLIERAVREERDMPLSARSEPHPASDRSPNERERERYYDEERHRRRRKSWLGEILDFD
- a CDS encoding DUF6671 family protein — its product is MTSTDRSARRTVSYAGRRIALLTQHGKERVIAPVLESVLGCRVERVAGYDTDQLGTFTREIPRAGTQLEAARKKARIGMELSGLPLGLASEGSFGPDPFAGMLPWNVEMVVFIDDERGLEIVGSAQGHANFAHRLAASWEEAQDFARSAEFPEHHLVVRPQGEDDPRIRKGIASWAALEAAFFWAREQSANGLVFLETDVRAHANPTRMANIRLAAEELAKKLCSLCPACGTPGFWVLERVLGLPCADCGAPTREPRGEVLGCVKCVHREVRHYSDRVTADPGCCEHCNP
- a CDS encoding class I SAM-dependent methyltransferase — protein: MALSRFEKIGCFLSEPKKILDVGSGGGEFLYLLKLLGHDVYGIEPNRGYAAYAIQEYDLTIEVGLVQEVPLPVDAFDVITMWHVLEHTEDPSAVLARLRPALRTGGILVVEVPNIEATCQSPKSTFHEAHLYHFNAATLGALAARVGLRETSHTLSNDGGNITMFFEQGVPQANDPAGIRIPGNYERVSSIVWNHTALRHYLTPRPYARAWKRMLRSLSEKCETSGFAGAKAMLDSLYSRALRQQRSGIAQ
- a CDS encoding MGDG synthase family glycosyltransferase, whose amino-acid sequence is MNTGRLALKTALSGIARRWLPAPALGRLVRDGGARRPAPRLMLLTSTLGSGHLRAAQAVEAAFLELSPGSEVLTLDFWSLMDEGVAQAVRQAYLRLVHERPELYDRIFQLEERTWRRILESDESLPPSLAEGIEFLTAAGIGKTLPSPDGGRYAPVDRILFRLFCAAFREPARMGGVSRVRARNALIAWGWTHLAWRLYARLLAFRPDVVVATQMIPAALLSFVKIRRGLALPAVGVLTDFGMHDFWLQPGIDCHCVAHESIAGAGNASGEVARVSATGIPLMPGFRNPPDVREARSRLRLDPDAPVALVLGGGLGLGVDAIAERVLACPGRLQVLVLAGHNVAARNMLAPLIGRCPGRLYVWDWTEQMEVFFRAADVVVGKPGGLTVAEALACGRPLLATRSLRGQEGFNVRFLERHGVGALVPEEALAQRLRALLANRAELARIQQRAWALGKRDGAARVAELALELARSPSYDQAMQRR
- a CDS encoding YkoP family protein translates to MEWLRHIVQHGLRGVNGCYRLLHRLRPAGEVLYVGRIRYRGAAMEFADGTRLTPGDFIGTLHFNNARFAQLDGESNRRAALQFARLMLESLQILAHKARHDPAFSDLAVFHALSWLPPHGQRIGFITQPYPHGASRRLRAAYFRLLVWAFAPAAQTRASARAEPTLYWITRKELLRQFADAEPMRSTE
- a CDS encoding polysaccharide deacetylase family protein is translated as MTPESPALVQLPKGNRVYLTFDDGPDARWTPRILDILAKAQARATFFVVGRQARGQAALVRRIAAQGHEIGNHTWSHRHPWTMLSSDARREVRDGAAAIADILGYGPRFFRPPHGCLRRCMIEEARALGQAVVLWSLSAVDWGVLGTAAGVAARLDAVQDGDIVLMHDGRGLINRPWQTASVLPVFLDGLRQRGLRAERLD
- a CDS encoding alpha/beta hydrolase, which produces MRAGRLVLAMALFVLAGCAPARHFEAALVLADVVAGDGPSRLKARTAPPTRTAIRYSVSGRDHAGDLYAPGEGRPLAGVVLVPGAVPQGKDDPRLVAFATTLARARFAVLVPEMAGFRRLQVRPSDVRVVADAFSYLAGRMDLAPAGRAGIVAFSYSVGPALLAALEEDVRERVRFLVGVGGYHDLRRVIRYFTTGYFMAGEQWSYLAPSEYGKLVLVSAARSHVEAGDARIFDAMIERRLKDRTADLSDLAERLGPPGRAVYALAVNADPDRFPALYAALPQALRADIEALSLHGKDLGKLRARLILVHGRSDNLIPYPESEALAAAAPPSQARLYLIHAFLGHVDLSLSPIVTWQFLTRGLPDIVRLWRAVDALLAERAGAQ
- a CDS encoding tyrosine-type recombinase/integrase; this encodes MLNRVAQSVIEAQRGQHKDVVFPYRGHAVETMNNTAWQNARTEAAQQDPYLGDLHVHDLRHTVGERLRAAGVSEEDRAAILWHSSKSITTHYSMARIAVLRERLDRIAEETADKREVPLAELLQAKPRRIPEAA